The window CCGATGTGATTTGAAAGCCGTATTGGATTGGTGCGCCTACAGCTGCTGTGATGTGAGGATAGATGACGAATGGGGTTGCGCCGGTGAGGAAGTTGTCCTGCCAGATATTGGGCGGAATGGTGGTGATGCCGCCTCCGGCATGAAGATGAAGGTTGTTTTTGACCACCCAATCTAGTTGAACTCGTGGAGCGATGCCACCCCAATCGAATTTGTAACCGGGGTATGGATTGTCGAGATACTCCTGCTGCGATCCATTCATGAGAAAGCCCGAGGTGCGATGTGCGCGCTCAGTGATTGGAGTGTAGAGTTCGTAGCGGATGCCGTAGTCGAGCACGAATTTTGGTGAGATCTTGAAGGTGTCCTGAGCGTAGATTGCTCCGCCATAGCGCGAGATTGCGGCGGGGCCGATGTGATTGCCGCCGGAGACGTAGGGAGGCGCTACAGCTGTTGTGTAGACGAATGCGCTCCCGGTGAGCAGGCTGCTGAGGGTGTCTGGTAGAGGATCTCCGGCACGAATGTTGTGGGTGCCGCTCTGCGAGGTGATGTTGACGGGAGAGTAGGCGGTTCCCCCGCCGTAGTCATATTCGCCGTTGGGGCTGATGCCGAAGTAGGTGGTGTCGCGATTGGCGCGGAATTCGCCACCGGCTTTGATGAGGTGGCGACCGATGGCTAAGGTGAAGTTTTGCCTCGCGAGGAAGAGGTTGCCGTATGCGGACATGACGGAGCCGCCGGCTGAGTTGAACGCTTCGAAGAGGCCGTCGTTGAATTTGACGGCGGGATCGACGTGGTCGGGAGTAGGGAACTGCGGGGTGGTACGAGTGAAGCTGATGGAGCTTTCGAAGGAGAAGCGTGGAGTGACGGCGTGGTTGTAGGTGAGGACTCCATTGCGCTGGTGATCGACGTAGACAACGCCAAAGGCTGTATCGATGGCCGTCTGATCGGGGTTGGTAGTTGGGCCGAATAAGTTGTTGAAGTTGAATCTTGCGGTAAGGTGTGATTTTTGGGAGAGTACTTGATCGATGCGAACCGAGAACTGATTGGCATTGGTGACAACTTTCGATGAGGCTGCGTAGGTATTGACACCATAGGGGCCGGTGGGATTGTTCGGTAGGGGATAACGGGCCAGGATGTTGGCGATGTCTGACGGAGGCGTGATGAAGAGTGTGTCGCCTGGGTACGCGGTCGTGTCCAAGCCCAGGCGTTGTTCTGAGGTGGGAACGGGAAGTACTTGCGTGGTTCCGAGTACCTGGCGAAAGCCCTGGTATTCGCCGAAGTAGAAGGTCTTTCCGCGACCGTCGTAGATGTGGGGCAGGATAATCGGGCCACCGTTGGTGAAGCCAAACTCGTTGCGGCGGAAGGGAGGAATTCTGCCGGGTTCAGCGATCGACGGATGATCAAAGTAGTTCCGTGCATCGAGCGCCGAGTTACGCAGGAACTCAAAGATTGAGCCGTGAAAGCCACTGCTGCCGGAGCGTGTGGTGATGTTTGTGAAGCCCGCGGCGCCGCGGCCAATCTCGGCAGGCATCCAACCGGAGATGGAGTGGATCTCCTCAACGGCGTCGACGTTATAGTTGCTGAAGGTCGCGCCACCCATCTCGGGATCGCTCGTGTCTGCGCCGTCCATGGCGAAGACTGCTTCAACACCGCGCTGTCCATTGATGGCGAACTGCTGAGTGAAGTTTGTCTGACCGTTCGCATCGGTCATGGTGCCTGCTGCAAGTAACAGTAACTGGCTAAAGTCGCGTTTGTTTAATGGGATGGCGCTGACGGTCTGGCTGGAGAGCTTCTCTCCGCCCGTCTTCGCGGCTTCTTCTGAGCGAAATGCGACGGAGATGTTGCCTTCCGGAGAGACAGTCAAGATGGCTGGTGGCGAGTTCGCTTTGAGTTTGAGCGTCTCCTTGTAGGAATGGACAACTCCGTTGATGACTACGTTGAGGGTGTAGTCTCCGGGCGCCAGATTGGGAAATTGGAAGCTGCCATCTGCTGATGTATTCGCGACAACTTCACCGTTTTTTCCGATGAGATGGATGGTGGCACTTTTTGTGAACGCACCTGAATCATTGCGCAGCACGCCCTTCCAATATGGAGCGACGGGCTCCTGTGCATAGAGCAGGGAAGGCAGAAAAAACGTGAAGAGAAAGATGAGAACTCTAAATGGCATGAGCGGCCATTATATTGATATGCGAATTGGATTGGCTGAATACATCGATCTCAGTTCACGGAGTCGTACGATTCGTCGGCAGAAACGGTTCGAGATAAGTTCAGTCACGCTTCTAACTTCCAGATAGAGGTAGTATTTTCAAGGGAAAATGGGTTCGATTCGTGCTTTAAGAGCCATCGTTTTCGATCAATTCCTCCGCCGTATCCGGTCAGAGAACCATTTGCGCCGATTACACGATGACAGGGCACAATCATGCCGATAGGATTAGCACCGTTCGCAAGTCCTACTGCTCTTACGGCTGCAGGTTTGCCGATCTTTTGGGCTAACGCAGCATAGGTGATGGTTGTTCCAAAAGGAATGTCCCTCAGCGCGCGCCAGACACTGCGTTGAAAGGGAGTACCCGCTGTGGCCACCGGCAACGTATCGAGCGCGGCAAGATTTCCAGCAAAGTATCGATTGATAGCTTTCGTGAGTGTCGCGGAGATTTTGCCGGGTTCAAGTTTGAACCCATTCGCACCATAGTGGAGCTGTAATAGACGTTGCATGCGAGGTTCGTAGTCTGCCCAATCGACAGCGCGAAGGTTCCCATCATGGTCTGTGATGACTATCATCTCGCCAATTGGTGTCGCAATTCGGTCGATGATTAGTTGTAAAGGTTCACTCATGCACGTTGTCCATTTTGGTTAAGCAATGTTGGGTCTGCTGCCCAGAGATGTTGCGCTGCGTAGGCACGCCACGGGCGCCACGCTTCCGCTCGGTCAAGGAGATCCATTGAAGTGATTGCAGTGGTTCGATCGATCGCAGCCGCACTTCGCAGAAGCCCCACATCGGTGGATGGAAAAGCATCCATCTCACGAACGGCACGTAGTGCAATGTACTGAGCAGTCCATTCGCCTACTCCGCGAATGGCCTTCAATCGGTCGATGGTCTCTTCGATATTGGCTGCTTGACGGAATAGATTGGGATCCGCAACTGCTGCCTCGGCTAGCGCTTTAAGGGCCGCCAGACGGGCTGTGGGCATTCCCAATCCGATTGATTTGGCGTTTGCCAATCGATTCGCTGTGGGGAATGCGCGTGAGAGTCCGGGATGACAGACGTTGGCGTTGGGCACGGGGCTGCCGTGAAGTGCAACGATCTGTCCAGCCAAACGACGTGCAGCTACAACGCTGATCTGTTGGCCGAGGATGGCCCTGACTGCCAGTTCAAAGCCGTCCCAGCCACCGGGAGCGCGCAGTCCCGGACGTTTTGCAACGAGCGGAGCCAAAGAGGGATCGTTTGAAAGATGCGCATCGATCGTTTCGATATCTGCGCCGAGATCGAACAGACGTCGGACCCGCGCAACGATGGCAGGGAGAGACTTCACGTTTGGAAAGCGAATCTTGACGCAGATGTTGTGTCGTTCCGGTTGATGGGAGACATTGATACAACCCGTGAATCCATCCATTTCAACGGTTCGGAGATAACGACCACCCTCCACAACTTCGACTTCCGGTATAGCGCGGGCTTGCAAAAAGCTGATGATCGAGTCCCAGTCGTAGGGCGGACGGTATCGCAGCCGTAGAGTGATTCCGTCATCTATGGTTGGCTGGCTTGCCGACGTTCTGCGCCTCAACGCACCTGGCGGGCGATGGAAGAGATTTTTAAATGTTTCGTTGAACCGACGAACGCTGCCAAAACCAGCTGCGGCTGCAACTTCAGTCAAGGGCATCCGTGTTTCATGGATGAGCTGCTTCGCGAAGAGAATACGTCTTGTCTGGGCCACTGATACTGGAGACGCTCCGAGGTGTTGAAGAAACAGGCGTCTCATCTGACGTTCACCCACACCAAGGCGTTCTGCCAGCTTCTCAACGCTTGCGCCGGCACCGTCAAGCGCTCCCTCTGCGATGAGGGCCAATGCTCGAGATACGGTGTTGGACGTTCCCCGCCAAGAGGCGAGGTCCGGGGCCGTTTCAGGACGGCAACGAAGGCAAGGGCGATAGCCCGCGTCTTGTGCGGCCGCGGCAGAGGCATAAAAAGTGCAATTCTGAAACAGTGCGGTGCGGGCAGGACAGATGGGGCGGCAGTAGATTCCCGTAGATTTAACCGCCACGAAGATTAGCCCGTCAAAACGGGCATCGCGGCTTTGCAACGCTCGATAACACACTCCTCGATCCGGCAATTCCATGCACCGATTCTCTCATCCGTCGAGTATGTGTACTGGCGGTTTTCGGACGTGGTCATCATGGCCATTCGGAACGCGCACGAATGATTCAGCAGGCAGTTACACACGTTTGGCGAATTCAGTCTTATTGACTAGAAAGGCCACGGGTAATATTTCGTTTCATTCCCAGGTATGGCCCAGCTGTTAGAAGACGATACGTGCTGCGAATTGCCCAAACCGTCGCTCATCGTTTGCGCCGCCATTCACGCCACCTTTCCTCGCCTGGAGAATCTGGGGAGTCTCCAAGGTTGGATCGTATCCGAAGTTGGCTACGTCATTATTGAGTTCCAAGGCGTATAGATTATGGTGATTCAGGATATCGAAACCTTCGGCGCGCAGCTCGAGTGACACACGCTCTGTGATGGGAACATTTTTACTCACTGCTGCGTCGAAGTTCCATGCTCCTGGACCATAGAACGCATTTCGATGGGTCATGCCAGCCGGATAGGGTCCGAAATCTGAGATCCCTCCTGTTATTCCGTTATCGTAGGGCAGGCTGGCAGCCGGATACGGAATGGCTGCAGGCAGCGTTCCTATGTTGTATACGTTAGGCCCTGCCTGGCCGGTACTTTTATTGAATTTCTTATTTGTAATAGGAGCGGAGGGAAGATATCGCGGAATGCCAGATCCCGCGCCTGCGTTCAGCGATTGAGTACTATCCGAATAAGTGAAGGGCGTGCCTGTCCGGACGGTGTAGATTCCAGTTATCAGATATCCACCCAGGAGACGGCCCCTCATGCTTCTGTTTCCCTTGAACCATGGGGTTTGGTAGATCGGCGCCAAGACAAAGCGCTGACGCGTATCAAAGTCGGACGCGCCGTAGTCCAATGCAGGATTGAAAGGATCAAGGTATCCAAGATTGCCGATACCATCTGATGCGCTGTTGCTCTCAGAGAATGTCGAGCTGATATCGTCCAGCGAATGGGCATAAGTATAGTTCGCCGTCACGCTAAGTCCGGTGTGACGATAGTCGCTCATTTGCAGACCAATGTTCATTCCGTCATAGTGTGAGTCGCCATTACTTCCGCGATCGTTGATGTCGCTATATTGATTGTTGAGCCTTGAATATCCGGTTCCTGCGGCTGGATTCTGAATAATAGGATCGCCCAGATATACATTTCCAGCAGCTTGCTGGTTGTAATCCTTGATGTCGTAAAGATGAATACCGCGCGAACCAATGTAACCGATTGACGCGACCACACCGGGTGCCAGTTGGTGTTCTAATGTGAGGCTATAGAACTGAGTGGAGGCCTGTCGAATATTTGGATCTACGGCCCGCAGAGAGGAAGGAGGCAATGGTACAGATCCAGAAGCACCCCCCAATGGGCCTAAGTTATTTGACGTCACCGGCGTGTTATTGATTGTTAGCACTGCGTAGTTTGGCGGATTCTGAATTATGTTGAAGGTGACATTGCCGAAGTTGCGTTCATACGAGATGCCGTAGCCACCGCGTATGGAAGTCTTTCCGTCGCCTGCAACATCATAGGCAAAACCGATTCGCGGAGAGAGTGTCCCATATTGTGGATTCCAGGGACGGTCGTTCGGACTATTCGGTGTTGTCAGTACCTGGCCATTTCGTATCTGCGAAAAGATGTCTGCGCCGGGACCGAAGAAGTAGTTGGACTGCAGATTTGGGTGATTATCGCGAAGTACACCGAAGTGGTCGTAGCGAAGCCCATAGTTCAGGACAAGCTTCGAGTTCATCTTGTAGGAGTCTTGTGCGTAGACTGCCCACTCTTTGTATCGGTTACTTCGCGCGAAGCCTGGCTGGCTGGCCGGTAGGTTAACTGTGCATGCGGGCGTTATGTTCAGTTGATTCGTCGCGTAGTCCAAGACGCACGGAAATGCTCCTTGAGGATTTGCCGCAGCTTTGAATAAAGAGAGTTGCCCGTTCAGAAAACCATCTAATGCATTTGGTAAGTTCGATCCGATACCTTCAACTGCTTGTGCGTAGGCGCCATAAGAGATGTTGTTCTGGATGTAAAAGAGTTGCACTCCGAACTTCATCGAGTGATGGCCTTTCGTGACATCGAAGTCCTGATTGATCTGGACTGTATTCTGCGGGCCTGCTGCAGGTAGTCCGCCGGTACCTTCATTGTTGTCAAAGAATCCAGGAAGCTGGGCATTAATTCCGGCAAAGTTAGCGCCACTCTTGAAGTAAAGTACCGGAGTATTTCCTAATGCTGTGTCGTAGCTCTGATCCGTCGAGTTGCGAGTGAAGCTTAATTTCGTACTGCCGACGAGGGACGGGTTGAACTGGTGGCTTAGTCCGAACAGATACGTCTGGCCCTTGATAGCCTGCCCGACGTTGTACTGAGAGTAAGGTGAGCTGAAGAGACCACCTGGTTGGTCAATCTCGTTGTAGAGCGCATAACGGCCAAACATCTGTGTTTTATCGCTAAGATTGAAGTCGACACGGCCTACGAGGTAGTACGTATTTCCCGGGTTGCCGCCGCCTGCATTGGAAGGTGCCTGAAACGCTACAACCCCAAAGACTGGAAAAGAGTCAGGCAAGGCGTCGAATGGGCCGCCTGGCGTCGGTGTCACACCGCCAGCCACAACATCTGCTTTGCTTAAAGTAGAGGCGAATGCGGGAGGATTTTTGCCATATGCGGCAAAGTAGTCCTGAAGATTTGAAGCAGAAGCGGCAATAAATTGAGGTGTGGGAATAAGTGACTGGTTGCTCCCCGCGCCACGTACCCGAGCCCATTCTGTGCTTTGAAAGAAGAAAAGCTTGTTTTGCAGGATCGGACCACCGATCGCATAACCGAATTGGTTGCGCGTGTAGTTTCCCTTCGGTATACCACTTTGGGCGTTGGTCACCGTGTTTGCCGTGTATGCCGAAAGGCGGTTGTACTCCCAGGCGCCACCGTGAAATGAGTTTGTTCCGCTCTTGGTGATGATGTTCACGACTCCACCAGAGGCGCGGCCATACTCCGGTCCAAAGTTGCTGGTGATGACGCGATACTCTTGTACGCTATCGATTGGAATTTGAATCAGGGCTGGTCCGGTCAAGTAGGTATCATTATTTTCAACCCCATCCAGAAGAATTTCGGTACCTGTGGATCGCTGCCCATTGAGCGAGAACCCGACTCCTCGGGTAGTGTCGTTTTGGTCGCCGGTAGTCGAGGTTGCACCACTCGAAGTTACTTTGTCGCCAGAGCTGATATTGCCTGAAATCGTGACGAAGTCATAAGGGTTACGGGACAAACTGGGAAGTTGCGAGACCTGCTGGCTGCTTACAACTTGCGAGACTTCTTGAGTCTGCGTATTGACAGCGACGCCGCCCTCGCCCTCGACCGTAACGGTCTCAATCGAGGCCGATGGAAGTAGTTTTATATCGAGAGTCAGGACGCCCCCGACCGTAATTTCGGCCTTTGCTTTGAAAGCTCCGAAGCCGCTGGACGAGGCAATGGAGACCTCATAGACCGTCGCTGTCAGACCGGTAAAAAGATAAGATCCGGTGTT is drawn from Edaphobacter lichenicola and contains these coding sequences:
- a CDS encoding TonB-dependent receptor translates to MPFRVLIFLFTFFLPSLLYAQEPVAPYWKGVLRNDSGAFTKSATIHLIGKNGEVVANTSADGSFQFPNLAPGDYTLNVVINGVVHSYKETLKLKANSPPAILTVSPEGNISVAFRSEEAAKTGGEKLSSQTVSAIPLNKRDFSQLLLLAAGTMTDANGQTNFTQQFAINGQRGVEAVFAMDGADTSDPEMGGATFSNYNVDAVEEIHSISGWMPAEIGRGAAGFTNITTRSGSSGFHGSIFEFLRNSALDARNYFDHPSIAEPGRIPPFRRNEFGFTNGGPIILPHIYDGRGKTFYFGEYQGFRQVLGTTQVLPVPTSEQRLGLDTTAYPGDTLFITPPSDIANILARYPLPNNPTGPYGVNTYAASSKVVTNANQFSVRIDQVLSQKSHLTARFNFNNLFGPTTNPDQTAIDTAFGVVYVDHQRNGVLTYNHAVTPRFSFESSISFTRTTPQFPTPDHVDPAVKFNDGLFEAFNSAGGSVMSAYGNLFLARQNFTLAIGRHLIKAGGEFRANRDTTYFGISPNGEYDYGGGTAYSPVNITSQSGTHNIRAGDPLPDTLSSLLTGSAFVYTTAVAPPYVSGGNHIGPAAISRYGGAIYAQDTFKISPKFVLDYGIRYELYTPITERAHRTSGFLMNGSQQEYLDNPYPGYKFDWGGIAPRVQLDWVVKNNLHLHAGGGITTIPPNIWQDNFLTGATPFVIYPHITAAVGAPIQYGFQITSAQLPTMYTPSGQNVFASGNTKAVPSNTVLDIQRYQRDLAALSPGTQFTPLNLTGIERSFGNAYLQTWTVGLEDQIGKLTADIAYVGTASVHLPRITFPNAYSGATQEFAQYTQFDNTGNAVGGFGTEQLITATAHSTYNSLQASLTGTPFVGGPGIQISYTYAKSLDDTSGVSANGNTTGAVSSPYPQNPFNTHAEKGPSSFDVANGFTMSLAQDLQLEKIEFLQPVNRKVTAGWELLSISTISSGLPFTIYSGVQQTGAGSNGVDRPNQIGKPHLSTARKIREDYFGEGANNASFFSIPINVPGGTGPNQGVFGSLGRDTFRGPAFYDFDFSLIKDTPVGRRSGGSELFDVQFRSEFFNIFNIVDMGLPANTIKGSGFGLISKTAGTSRQIQFSVKILF
- the ogt gene encoding methylated-DNA--[protein]-cysteine S-methyltransferase produces the protein MSEPLQLIIDRIATPIGEMIVITDHDGNLRAVDWADYEPRMQRLLQLHYGANGFKLEPGKISATLTKAINRYFAGNLAALDTLPVATAGTPFQRSVWRALRDIPFGTTITYAALAQKIGKPAAVRAVGLANGANPIGMIVPCHRVIGANGSLTGYGGGIDRKRWLLKHESNPFSLENTTSIWKLEA
- a CDS encoding AlkA N-terminal domain-containing protein: MELPDRGVCYRALQSRDARFDGLIFVAVKSTGIYCRPICPARTALFQNCTFYASAAAAQDAGYRPCLRCRPETAPDLASWRGTSNTVSRALALIAEGALDGAGASVEKLAERLGVGERQMRRLFLQHLGASPVSVAQTRRILFAKQLIHETRMPLTEVAAAAGFGSVRRFNETFKNLFHRPPGALRRRTSASQPTIDDGITLRLRYRPPYDWDSIISFLQARAIPEVEVVEGGRYLRTVEMDGFTGCINVSHQPERHNICVKIRFPNVKSLPAIVARVRRLFDLGADIETIDAHLSNDPSLAPLVAKRPGLRAPGGWDGFELAVRAILGQQISVVAARRLAGQIVALHGSPVPNANVCHPGLSRAFPTANRLANAKSIGLGMPTARLAALKALAEAAVADPNLFRQAANIEETIDRLKAIRGVGEWTAQYIALRAVREMDAFPSTDVGLLRSAAAIDRTTAITSMDLLDRAEAWRPWRAYAAQHLWAADPTLLNQNGQRA
- a CDS encoding TonB-dependent receptor, with amino-acid sequence MLTIFKTISKTIRSKTLLLSLAVAFILSQTFYSYAQETGQISGIVTDSTGAVVPGVSVSARNAGTNAVRTTTTSNTGSYLFTGLTATVYEVSIASSSGFGAFKAKAEITVGGVLTLDIKLLPSASIETVTVEGEGGVAVNTQTQEVSQVVSSQQVSQLPSLSRNPYDFVTISGNISSGDKVTSSGATSTTGDQNDTTRGVGFSLNGQRSTGTEILLDGVENNDTYLTGPALIQIPIDSVQEYRVITSNFGPEYGRASGGVVNIITKSGTNSFHGGAWEYNRLSAYTANTVTNAQSGIPKGNYTRNQFGYAIGGPILQNKLFFFQSTEWARVRGAGSNQSLIPTPQFIAASASNLQDYFAAYGKNPPAFASTLSKADVVAGGVTPTPGGPFDALPDSFPVFGVVAFQAPSNAGGGNPGNTYYLVGRVDFNLSDKTQMFGRYALYNEIDQPGGLFSSPYSQYNVGQAIKGQTYLFGLSHQFNPSLVGSTKLSFTRNSTDQSYDTALGNTPVLYFKSGANFAGINAQLPGFFDNNEGTGGLPAAGPQNTVQINQDFDVTKGHHSMKFGVQLFYIQNNISYGAYAQAVEGIGSNLPNALDGFLNGQLSLFKAAANPQGAFPCVLDYATNQLNITPACTVNLPASQPGFARSNRYKEWAVYAQDSYKMNSKLVLNYGLRYDHFGVLRDNHPNLQSNYFFGPGADIFSQIRNGQVLTTPNSPNDRPWNPQYGTLSPRIGFAYDVAGDGKTSIRGGYGISYERNFGNVTFNIIQNPPNYAVLTINNTPVTSNNLGPLGGASGSVPLPPSSLRAVDPNIRQASTQFYSLTLEHQLAPGVVASIGYIGSRGIHLYDIKDYNQQAAGNVYLGDPIIQNPAAGTGYSRLNNQYSDINDRGSNGDSHYDGMNIGLQMSDYRHTGLSVTANYTYAHSLDDISSTFSESNSASDGIGNLGYLDPFNPALDYGASDFDTRQRFVLAPIYQTPWFKGNRSMRGRLLGGYLITGIYTVRTGTPFTYSDSTQSLNAGAGSGIPRYLPSAPITNKKFNKSTGQAGPNVYNIGTLPAAIPYPAASLPYDNGITGGISDFGPYPAGMTHRNAFYGPGAWNFDAAVSKNVPITERVSLELRAEGFDILNHHNLYALELNNDVANFGYDPTLETPQILQARKGGVNGGANDERRFGQFAARIVF